A stretch of Vespula vulgaris chromosome 5, iyVesVulg1.1, whole genome shotgun sequence DNA encodes these proteins:
- the LOC127063977 gene encoding antichymotrypsin-2-like isoform X3 yields MNALFLLILFGITYLSSAEMSVQKEENILQKVANSCCFFSSNFYKVLSDEFDGNIITSPFSLHTILSLLHHGSKGITSNELQTVLYPSSIDVSHNEIKSLISTLNDIKEIELQIANAIYIQDNFQVLSEFTTVSTDVFNCGLSIVDFKNKLQAINEINSWVKTATRDKISTIISMDDIDEHTKAVLINAVYFKGRWLHKFDDKLIKNIFFHTSKTDKKLVPMMYKQSKYVYGEIPNLNARFIEIPYVNQDIAMVILLPNEIEGLQLLQKDFKWEDFSEASGSETDIALSLPRFKYEITIDLENILRKLGLHSMFEDNADFGNLTNEPVKISKILQKAFIEVNEEGSEAAAATVAQIRLKRALIDFPEEFLVNRPFLFIIYHKPSKIPIFLGSVKDIHISVEKDEL; encoded by the exons ATGAACG ctTTATTTCTCCTTATCCTGTTTGGAATCACATACCTATCCTCAGCAGAGATGTCTGtccagaaagaagaaaatattttgcaaaaagTAGCAAACTcttgttgctttttttctagtaatttttataag GTACTATCAGATGAATTCGATGGCAATATAATAACTTCACCATTTAGTTTACATACTATATTGTCTCTACTTCATCATGGATCAAAAGGAATAACATCTAATGAGTTACAAACTGTTCTCTATCCAAGCAGCATTGATGTCTCCcacaatgaaataaaatctttaatttctACATTAAAT gatataaaagagatagaattacAAATAGCCAatgcaatatatattcaaGATAATTTTCAAGTATTGAGTGAATTTACTACAGTGAGCACAGATGTTTTCAATTGTGGCCTATCAATAgtagattttaaaaataaattacaagcaatcaatgaaattaattcatGGGTCAAAACAGCAACAAGAGACAAGATTTCTACTATTATTTCTATGG atgATATTGATGAACATACAAAAGCTGTTTTGATAAATGCAGTTTACTTTAAAGGTCGTTGGCTACATAAATTTGATGataagttaattaaaaatattttttttcatacatcaaaaacagataaaaagtTAGTACCAATGATGTACAAACAATCCAAATATGTTTATGGAGAAATTCCAAATTTAAATGCACGTTTCATTGAAATACCATATGTA AATCAAGACATTGCAATGGTAATATTACTGCCTAATGAAATTGAAGGGCTTCAATTACtgcaaaaagattttaaatggGAAGATTTTTCTGAAGCATCAGGTAGTGAAACAGATATTGCATTATCTCTTCCCCGCTTTAAGTATGAGATTACAATTGATCTGGAAAATATTTTGCGCAAG cTGGGCTTACATTCCATGTTTGAAGATAATGCAGATTTTGGTAATCTTACAAATGAACCtgtaaaaataagtaaaatattacaaaaagcTTTCATAGAAGTTAATGAGGAAGGTTCTGAAGCTGCTGCAGCTACAG ttGCTCagataagattaaaaagagcATTAATAGATTTTCCGGAAGAATTCTTAGTCAATcgtccatttttatttattatttatcacaaGCCAAGTAAAATACCAATATTCTTGGGTAGTGTGAAAGATATTCATATTTCTGTGGAAAAAGACGAATTATAA
- the LOC127063977 gene encoding antichymotrypsin-2-like isoform X1: MSYFHNSLRVLFPLVFPSSISMIRSMKYTHIVNRDVLPTTLFLLILFGITYLSSAEMSVQKEENILQKVANSCCFFSSNFYKVLSDEFDGNIITSPFSLHTILSLLHHGSKGITSNELQTVLYPSSIDVSHNEIKSLISTLNDIKEIELQIANAIYIQDNFQVLSEFTTVSTDVFNCGLSIVDFKNKLQAINEINSWVKTATRDKISTIISMDDIDEHTKAVLINAVYFKGRWLHKFDDKLIKNIFFHTSKTDKKLVPMMYKQSKYVYGEIPNLNARFIEIPYVNQDIAMVILLPNEIEGLQLLQKDFKWEDFSEASGSETDIALSLPRFKYEITIDLENILRKLGLHSMFEDNADFGNLTNEPVKISKILQKAFIEVNEEGSEAAAATVAQIRLKRALIDFPEEFLVNRPFLFIIYHKPSKIPIFLGSVKDIHISVEKDEL, from the exons ATGTCCTACTTTCATAATTCGTTGAgagttctttttcctttggtATTTCCATCATCGATTAGTATGATAAGATCAATGAAATACACTCACATTGTGAATCGAGACGTATTACCTACAA ctTTATTTCTCCTTATCCTGTTTGGAATCACATACCTATCCTCAGCAGAGATGTCTGtccagaaagaagaaaatattttgcaaaaagTAGCAAACTcttgttgctttttttctagtaatttttataag GTACTATCAGATGAATTCGATGGCAATATAATAACTTCACCATTTAGTTTACATACTATATTGTCTCTACTTCATCATGGATCAAAAGGAATAACATCTAATGAGTTACAAACTGTTCTCTATCCAAGCAGCATTGATGTCTCCcacaatgaaataaaatctttaatttctACATTAAAT gatataaaagagatagaattacAAATAGCCAatgcaatatatattcaaGATAATTTTCAAGTATTGAGTGAATTTACTACAGTGAGCACAGATGTTTTCAATTGTGGCCTATCAATAgtagattttaaaaataaattacaagcaatcaatgaaattaattcatGGGTCAAAACAGCAACAAGAGACAAGATTTCTACTATTATTTCTATGG atgATATTGATGAACATACAAAAGCTGTTTTGATAAATGCAGTTTACTTTAAAGGTCGTTGGCTACATAAATTTGATGataagttaattaaaaatattttttttcatacatcaaaaacagataaaaagtTAGTACCAATGATGTACAAACAATCCAAATATGTTTATGGAGAAATTCCAAATTTAAATGCACGTTTCATTGAAATACCATATGTA AATCAAGACATTGCAATGGTAATATTACTGCCTAATGAAATTGAAGGGCTTCAATTACtgcaaaaagattttaaatggGAAGATTTTTCTGAAGCATCAGGTAGTGAAACAGATATTGCATTATCTCTTCCCCGCTTTAAGTATGAGATTACAATTGATCTGGAAAATATTTTGCGCAAG cTGGGCTTACATTCCATGTTTGAAGATAATGCAGATTTTGGTAATCTTACAAATGAACCtgtaaaaataagtaaaatattacaaaaagcTTTCATAGAAGTTAATGAGGAAGGTTCTGAAGCTGCTGCAGCTACAG ttGCTCagataagattaaaaagagcATTAATAGATTTTCCGGAAGAATTCTTAGTCAATcgtccatttttatttattatttatcacaaGCCAAGTAAAATACCAATATTCTTGGGTAGTGTGAAAGATATTCATATTTCTGTGGAAAAAGACGAATTATAA
- the LOC127063977 gene encoding antichymotrypsin-2-like isoform X4 codes for MSVQKEENILQKVANSCCFFSSNFYKVLSDEFDGNIITSPFSLHTILSLLHHGSKGITSNELQTVLYPSSIDVSHNEIKSLISTLNDIKEIELQIANAIYIQDNFQVLSEFTTVSTDVFNCGLSIVDFKNKLQAINEINSWVKTATRDKISTIISMDDIDEHTKAVLINAVYFKGRWLHKFDDKLIKNIFFHTSKTDKKLVPMMYKQSKYVYGEIPNLNARFIEIPYVNQDIAMVILLPNEIEGLQLLQKDFKWEDFSEASGSETDIALSLPRFKYEITIDLENILRKLGLHSMFEDNADFGNLTNEPVKISKILQKAFIEVNEEGSEAAAATVAQIRLKRALIDFPEEFLVNRPFLFIIYHKPSKIPIFLGSVKDIHISVEKDEL; via the exons ATGTCTGtccagaaagaagaaaatattttgcaaaaagTAGCAAACTcttgttgctttttttctagtaatttttataag GTACTATCAGATGAATTCGATGGCAATATAATAACTTCACCATTTAGTTTACATACTATATTGTCTCTACTTCATCATGGATCAAAAGGAATAACATCTAATGAGTTACAAACTGTTCTCTATCCAAGCAGCATTGATGTCTCCcacaatgaaataaaatctttaatttctACATTAAAT gatataaaagagatagaattacAAATAGCCAatgcaatatatattcaaGATAATTTTCAAGTATTGAGTGAATTTACTACAGTGAGCACAGATGTTTTCAATTGTGGCCTATCAATAgtagattttaaaaataaattacaagcaatcaatgaaattaattcatGGGTCAAAACAGCAACAAGAGACAAGATTTCTACTATTATTTCTATGG atgATATTGATGAACATACAAAAGCTGTTTTGATAAATGCAGTTTACTTTAAAGGTCGTTGGCTACATAAATTTGATGataagttaattaaaaatattttttttcatacatcaaaaacagataaaaagtTAGTACCAATGATGTACAAACAATCCAAATATGTTTATGGAGAAATTCCAAATTTAAATGCACGTTTCATTGAAATACCATATGTA AATCAAGACATTGCAATGGTAATATTACTGCCTAATGAAATTGAAGGGCTTCAATTACtgcaaaaagattttaaatggGAAGATTTTTCTGAAGCATCAGGTAGTGAAACAGATATTGCATTATCTCTTCCCCGCTTTAAGTATGAGATTACAATTGATCTGGAAAATATTTTGCGCAAG cTGGGCTTACATTCCATGTTTGAAGATAATGCAGATTTTGGTAATCTTACAAATGAACCtgtaaaaataagtaaaatattacaaaaagcTTTCATAGAAGTTAATGAGGAAGGTTCTGAAGCTGCTGCAGCTACAG ttGCTCagataagattaaaaagagcATTAATAGATTTTCCGGAAGAATTCTTAGTCAATcgtccatttttatttattatttatcacaaGCCAAGTAAAATACCAATATTCTTGGGTAGTGTGAAAGATATTCATATTTCTGTGGAAAAAGACGAATTATAA
- the LOC127063979 gene encoding glutaminyl-peptide cyclotransferase, with amino-acid sequence MFYFASCVFLIIIIPCIFNEIISQNVPFHREKYYHEPISLTNEQIVTLADMSNITNMEHVLDNICIVRIVGSPQHKKVKDYITKTMSDLNWTVESDIFEDVTPIFGKIQFENIIAKLNPNATRYLSLACHFDSKYTKEGDFVGATDSAVPCAQMINIATVMDKQLKSIKDQDVSLMFIFFDGEEAFKSWGPKDSIYGARHLAEKWHNERTTLIRDINVSELDKMDILVLLDLIGASDPTFYNYFENTQRWYSLLINLENSLADLRKFENYSYEKSKQKYFQPYSILAHIEDDHIPFLKKDVPILHLIPYPFPIFWHKPGDNRSNIDMKTTENINRILRAFIASYLHINV; translated from the exons atgtTTTACTTTGCTTCGTGCGtgtttttgataattattataccatGTATATTTAACGAGATTATTTCGCAAAATGTACCATTTCACAGAGAGAAG TATTATCACGAACCAATATCTTTAACAAATGAACAAATTGTCACACTTGCTGATATGTCAAATATCACTAATATGGAACATGTATTAGATAACATTTGCATTGTCAGAATTGTAGGAAGTCCTCAAcataaaaaagtgaaagat tatattaCAAAAACTATGAGTGATCTTAATTGGACTGTAGAATCAGATATTTTTGAAGATGTAACACCTATATTtggaaaaattcaatttgagAATATAATTGCAAAATTGAATCCAAATGCTACAAGGTATTTATCATTAGCTTGTCATTTCGATTCAAAATATACCAAGGAAGGAGACTTTGTTGGTGCTACAGATAGTGCAGTACCATGTGCTCAAATGATCAATATTGCTACTGTCATGGATAAACAACTAAAGTCTATTAAAGAt CAAGATGTGAGtttaatgtttattttctttgatggAGAAGAAGCTTTTAAATCTTGGGGTCCAAAGGACTCCATCTATGGAGCAAGACATTTAGCAGAAAAGTGGCATAACGAACGTACCACACTTATACGAGATATTAATGTTTCTGAACTTGATAAAATG GATATATTAGTACTTTTAGATTTGATAGGAGCTTCTGATccaacattttataattattttgaaaatactcAAAGATGGTACTCGTTACTTATTAACCTTGAAAATAGCTTAGCTGATttgagaaaattcgaaaattattccTATGAGAAATCAAAACAGAAATACTTTCAACCATATTCTATATTGGCACATATAGAAGATGATCACATTCCTTTTTTGAAAAAAG atGTTCCAATTCTACATTTGATACCATATCCATTTCCAATTTTTTGGCATAAACCAGGAGATAATCGCAGTAATATAGATATGAAAACAACAGAGAACATTAACAGAATTCTAAGAGCATTTATTGCttcatatttacatatcaatgtatga
- the LOC127063977 gene encoding antichymotrypsin-2-like isoform X2 — protein MIIFSKQIALFLLILFGITYLSSAEMSVQKEENILQKVANSCCFFSSNFYKVLSDEFDGNIITSPFSLHTILSLLHHGSKGITSNELQTVLYPSSIDVSHNEIKSLISTLNDIKEIELQIANAIYIQDNFQVLSEFTTVSTDVFNCGLSIVDFKNKLQAINEINSWVKTATRDKISTIISMDDIDEHTKAVLINAVYFKGRWLHKFDDKLIKNIFFHTSKTDKKLVPMMYKQSKYVYGEIPNLNARFIEIPYVNQDIAMVILLPNEIEGLQLLQKDFKWEDFSEASGSETDIALSLPRFKYEITIDLENILRKLGLHSMFEDNADFGNLTNEPVKISKILQKAFIEVNEEGSEAAAATVAQIRLKRALIDFPEEFLVNRPFLFIIYHKPSKIPIFLGSVKDIHISVEKDEL, from the exons ATGATCATATTTTCCAAACAAATAG ctTTATTTCTCCTTATCCTGTTTGGAATCACATACCTATCCTCAGCAGAGATGTCTGtccagaaagaagaaaatattttgcaaaaagTAGCAAACTcttgttgctttttttctagtaatttttataag GTACTATCAGATGAATTCGATGGCAATATAATAACTTCACCATTTAGTTTACATACTATATTGTCTCTACTTCATCATGGATCAAAAGGAATAACATCTAATGAGTTACAAACTGTTCTCTATCCAAGCAGCATTGATGTCTCCcacaatgaaataaaatctttaatttctACATTAAAT gatataaaagagatagaattacAAATAGCCAatgcaatatatattcaaGATAATTTTCAAGTATTGAGTGAATTTACTACAGTGAGCACAGATGTTTTCAATTGTGGCCTATCAATAgtagattttaaaaataaattacaagcaatcaatgaaattaattcatGGGTCAAAACAGCAACAAGAGACAAGATTTCTACTATTATTTCTATGG atgATATTGATGAACATACAAAAGCTGTTTTGATAAATGCAGTTTACTTTAAAGGTCGTTGGCTACATAAATTTGATGataagttaattaaaaatattttttttcatacatcaaaaacagataaaaagtTAGTACCAATGATGTACAAACAATCCAAATATGTTTATGGAGAAATTCCAAATTTAAATGCACGTTTCATTGAAATACCATATGTA AATCAAGACATTGCAATGGTAATATTACTGCCTAATGAAATTGAAGGGCTTCAATTACtgcaaaaagattttaaatggGAAGATTTTTCTGAAGCATCAGGTAGTGAAACAGATATTGCATTATCTCTTCCCCGCTTTAAGTATGAGATTACAATTGATCTGGAAAATATTTTGCGCAAG cTGGGCTTACATTCCATGTTTGAAGATAATGCAGATTTTGGTAATCTTACAAATGAACCtgtaaaaataagtaaaatattacaaaaagcTTTCATAGAAGTTAATGAGGAAGGTTCTGAAGCTGCTGCAGCTACAG ttGCTCagataagattaaaaagagcATTAATAGATTTTCCGGAAGAATTCTTAGTCAATcgtccatttttatttattatttatcacaaGCCAAGTAAAATACCAATATTCTTGGGTAGTGTGAAAGATATTCATATTTCTGTGGAAAAAGACGAATTATAA